One window of the Candidatus Zixiibacteriota bacterium genome contains the following:
- a CDS encoding hypothetical protein (Evidence 5 : Unknown function): protein MAWLSTLASTQNTWWKGDLTVKFLVCCLRTSHTESYSPEDARSLASTLRSHVLALATGRFDVETEVLLLDDNHQLTISEENLIDSVDGAVIEVSEEDKRMAYICGKVAAKTIPCLLLRSKRSQSLSAGIFVEAPSCLVIYESLKNAIEEREADNQLAVFWQAVVDCWERGTQWHEQLASLIWFGQHSRDVHVICPPSYDNLPSASRSSPNYIHLDKFGDKDAFLEVAMFLSRLYGIRVIPYTPNEFPARQHLRDDLIVIGGPGFGDENDGNVIAREIMQRVAIGVNYQESPPALSFAVGNIKRWLLSEFTESGELIADVGLFARFANPFNPERTIVLIQGVHTAGVLGAAQAFTDTQMALANMNTVHRLVGDNAKWSFVSLMRVELLADDVLIPLVDASYVIPL, encoded by the coding sequence ATGGCGTGGCTTTCTACGCTCGCGTCTACACAGAACACCTGGTGGAAAGGAGATCTGACTGTGAAGTTTCTTGTCTGCTGCCTCCGGACTTCTCACACGGAGTCATATAGCCCGGAAGACGCGCGCAGTCTCGCCTCTACCCTCCGTTCGCACGTCTTGGCTCTTGCGACAGGTAGGTTCGACGTCGAAACAGAAGTGCTGCTGCTTGATGACAATCACCAGCTAACGATATCTGAGGAGAATCTGATTGACTCTGTTGATGGAGCCGTGATTGAAGTATCTGAGGAAGACAAAAGAATGGCATATATTTGCGGGAAGGTAGCTGCGAAGACTATTCCTTGTCTACTACTTCGCTCCAAGAGGTCGCAGAGCCTGAGTGCAGGTATATTTGTAGAAGCACCGAGTTGCCTTGTTATTTACGAGTCACTCAAGAATGCAATTGAAGAACGAGAAGCTGACAATCAACTTGCGGTATTCTGGCAAGCAGTAGTCGATTGCTGGGAACGAGGAACGCAGTGGCACGAGCAACTCGCATCTCTGATTTGGTTCGGCCAGCATAGCCGTGACGTTCACGTGATTTGTCCGCCATCCTATGACAACCTCCCGTCGGCGTCTAGGTCTTCGCCGAACTACATTCACCTCGATAAATTCGGCGACAAGGATGCTTTCTTGGAAGTGGCAATGTTTCTATCTCGCCTATATGGTATCCGCGTGATCCCTTACACTCCCAATGAATTCCCGGCTCGCCAACATCTCAGAGATGACTTAATAGTAATAGGCGGTCCGGGTTTCGGGGACGAGAACGACGGCAATGTCATTGCGAGGGAGATAATGCAACGGGTGGCAATTGGAGTCAACTATCAAGAATCGCCTCCTGCCCTAAGCTTTGCTGTAGGGAATATTAAACGTTGGCTACTGTCAGAGTTCACGGAAAGCGGGGAACTGATAGCCGATGTCGGGCTGTTTGCGCGGTTCGCAAATCCATTCAATCCTGAACGAACAATAGTTCTTATTCAGGGCGTGCATACCGCGGGAGTATTGGGAGCCGCACAGGCGTTTACGGACACACAAATGGCTTTAGCTAATATGAACACTGTACACCGACTTGTTGGTGACAATGCGAAATGGTCATTTGTTTCACTCATGCGTGTTGAGCTTCTTGCAGATGACGTATTGATACCACTCGTCGACGCGAGCTACGTTATACCGCTATAA
- a CDS encoding hypothetical protein (Evidence 5 : Unknown function): MLLGFWSILIAKRYNRFGVLDATLCEVSGPGGSAIYDWDVVLSTSSVFSTYINKAVDHYT, encoded by the coding sequence GTGCTCCTGGGTTTCTGGTCTATACTGATTGCGAAGCGATACAACAGGTTCGGGGTTTTGGATGCAACCCTCTGCGAGGTAAGCGGGCCAGGTGGCTCTGCCATTTATGATTGGGATGTAGTGTTGAGCACCAGTAGTGTATTCTCGACCTACATAAACAAGGCCGTCGATCACTACACCTGA
- a CDS encoding conserved hypothetical protein (Evidence 4 : Unknown function but conserved in other organisms), whose product MGLRFPDQKNHSCFFVTTTFSGHASLASAEGVYQILIDSLQFYSRKYEARLAAYVLMPSHLHLLLFIDGSCLADFMRDFKKFTAHRVMNNISDRISNLWMPRYDRVAIGGERVFRIKLDYIHNNPVKSGLVQNPEDWPWSSAGAYIKGIDIFKLVWKEW is encoded by the coding sequence ATGGGCCTCCGCTTTCCGGACCAAAAGAATCATTCTTGCTTCTTTGTGACCACGACCTTCTCCGGACATGCCAGCCTTGCTTCTGCGGAAGGCGTCTATCAAATATTAATCGATTCGCTGCAGTTTTATTCCCGGAAATATGAAGCCCGCCTCGCGGCCTATGTTTTGATGCCCAGTCACCTGCATTTATTGCTTTTTATAGACGGCTCTTGTCTCGCCGACTTCATGCGCGACTTCAAGAAATTTACGGCGCATAGAGTTATGAATAACATTTCTGATAGGATAAGCAATCTATGGATGCCGCGCTATGATCGCGTTGCTATTGGTGGGGAAAGGGTCTTTAGGATTAAATTGGACTATATTCATAATAATCCCGTCAAATCCGGATTGGTGCAAAATCCGGAAGATTGGCCATGGTCGAGTGCGGGGGCGTATATCAAGGGGATTGATATATTCAAACTGGTTTGGAAAGAATGGTAA
- a CDS encoding putative Tyrosine recombinase xerD (Evidence 3 : Putative function from multiple computational evidences), with translation MNQLKNLYNQVDNFYMGKNWRTYLDTFLFGCRVRRLTEATINVYAERLGHLARYLDIQHIDIDNLTKRDLQGYVLALLGKVSDETVNGRIRAYRRFFNYLEEEGVWDGKPNPTKGLKMVKCERKVKEIVTPTEYELALSCLNRRSFEGYRNFALLLLAWDGMLRRAEIAGLATEHVDLKAGLVRVLGKGRKWREVPMGAKVVKVLHYYLTRFRAELGGDKLFCTKTGEPLSYRHIHQIFERTGLRCGIKLAPHLIRHSAATHYLRLGGSPAILSRIMGHTSLAVTSVYAHLMPNDLVNSYELYSPANSLRV, from the coding sequence ATGAACCAACTCAAGAATCTCTACAACCAAGTCGACAATTTCTATATGGGGAAGAATTGGCGGACGTACCTCGATACGTTCCTTTTTGGCTGCCGAGTGCGTCGACTCACCGAAGCCACGATCAATGTTTACGCTGAGCGGCTGGGCCACTTGGCCCGCTATCTCGACATTCAACACATCGATATTGATAACCTTACCAAGCGTGATCTTCAGGGTTATGTGCTTGCGTTGTTGGGTAAGGTCTCAGATGAGACCGTGAATGGCCGAATCCGGGCCTACCGGCGATTTTTCAACTACCTTGAAGAAGAAGGCGTCTGGGATGGAAAACCAAATCCGACTAAAGGCCTGAAAATGGTCAAGTGCGAGCGGAAAGTTAAGGAAATCGTTACCCCGACCGAGTATGAGCTTGCCCTGTCCTGCCTCAACCGCAGGTCATTTGAGGGCTACCGCAACTTCGCGCTCTTGCTTCTGGCCTGGGATGGTATGCTTAGGCGTGCCGAAATCGCAGGGTTGGCCACCGAGCATGTTGATCTCAAGGCTGGCTTGGTTCGGGTCCTTGGCAAGGGCCGGAAGTGGAGGGAAGTCCCTATGGGAGCAAAGGTTGTCAAAGTTCTCCATTACTACCTTACGCGCTTTCGTGCTGAGCTGGGTGGTGACAAGCTGTTTTGCACAAAAACAGGAGAGCCTCTGTCATACCGGCACATTCACCAAATCTTTGAACGGACAGGCCTCCGGTGCGGAATAAAGCTCGCCCCCCACCTAATTCGACATTCAGCGGCAACGCATTACTTAAGGCTGGGCGGCAGTCCCGCGATCTTGAGTCGGATCATGGGGCATACCAGCTTGGCGGTCACATCCGTTTATGCCCACCTCATGCCGAATGACTTAGTGAATTCTTACGAGCTGTATAGCCCGGCGAACTCGCTACGAGTATAG
- a CDS encoding conserved hypothetical protein (Evidence 4 : Unknown function but conserved in other organisms), with protein sequence MSTRGRINGDGPAVEFVTTSAHNRQYLFRNDAIALNVLKQLSETAGYFTIAIMAYVLMPSHLHAILGLPKARDLSKFMQSFKSLSSRRIRHKFAYSINGFQFDSRTALWQPRFDDVLIISELQFNVKLDYIHNNPVKAGLVQRPEEWKYSSAGFWLKEIPGPIVVESSFKWMEIVSEK encoded by the coding sequence GTGAGCACTAGAGGAAGGATAAACGGAGATGGTCCGGCCGTCGAATTCGTAACAACATCGGCGCACAACAGACAATATCTTTTCCGCAATGATGCCATCGCTTTGAATGTGTTAAAGCAATTGAGCGAGACGGCCGGCTATTTTACAATTGCCATTATGGCCTATGTTCTAATGCCATCTCATCTGCACGCAATACTGGGACTTCCCAAAGCCAGGGATCTTTCCAAATTTATGCAGAGTTTTAAGAGTCTCTCGTCGCGGCGGATCAGGCATAAATTCGCTTATAGTATAAATGGTTTTCAGTTCGATTCGAGAACGGCATTATGGCAGCCCCGGTTTGATGATGTATTAATTATTTCTGAACTCCAGTTTAATGTGAAACTGGATTATATTCATAATAATCCGGTAAAGGCGGGTCTGGTACAGAGACCCGAGGAGTGGAAATATTCCAGCGCAGGGTTTTGGTTAAAAGAAATTCCGGGCCCGATTGTGGTAGAGAGTAGTTTTAAATGGATGGAAATTGTCTCGGAGAAATGA
- a CDS encoding hypothetical protein (Evidence 5 : Unknown function) yields the protein MSEEAKPALFCDTKPINLRRLHVRKRNGGSMLRGAKSGFRGYRKNFTKQTQLSVCRCSLGGYRKFRRLCFISDVAGQEVMKANFREDVETPSSGWRRIQGISTYRIHAGSSLWGKVMKGIVGAYGNTPQQNNAAHRLRHIYMRG from the coding sequence ATGAGCGAGGAGGCCAAACCTGCTTTGTTTTGCGATACCAAGCCAATCAATTTGCGGCGGTTGCATGTCCGCAAGCGCAATGGAGGGAGCATGTTGCGGGGGGCAAAGAGTGGTTTCCGGGGATATCGAAAAAATTTCACAAAACAAACCCAACTTTCGGTATGCCGTTGCTCGCTTGGCGGTTACCGCAAATTTAGGCGGCTTTGTTTTATTTCGGATGTTGCGGGGCAAGAGGTTATGAAGGCGAATTTCAGGGAAGATGTCGAAACCCCGTCATCCGGCTGGCGCCGGATTCAGGGGATTTCGACCTACAGAATCCATGCGGGATCGTCATTATGGGGGAAGGTGATGAAAGGTATTGTAGGGGCGTATGGCAATACGCCCCAGCAAAATAACGCCGCGCACAGGTTGCGTCATATATATATGAGGGGTTGA
- a CDS encoding hypothetical protein (Evidence 5 : Unknown function): MILQCFRPIKIIISWNSKSMVNIWEIDELHYREATGVVLRIEMGNSCVGGAMNYYSRAGRGRRSTEVRELRYDLAREWPAGCHKVVVGIQVVPGSIIQA; the protein is encoded by the coding sequence ATGATTCTGCAATGTTTCCGGCCAATCAAGATCATTATCTCCTGGAACAGCAAATCCATGGTCAACATTTGGGAAATCGATGAGCTTCACTACCGGGAAGCGACAGGCGTAGTTCTGCGAATTGAGATGGGGAACTCCTGTGTCGGCGGTGCCATGAATTATTATAGTCGGGCAGGACGGGGGAGGCGCAGCACTGAAGTAAGGGAACTCCGCTATGATCTGGCGCGAGAATGGCCGGCCGGATGTCATAAGGTAGTGGTTGGCATCCAGGTTGTCCCTGGCAGCATCATTCAAGCCTAA
- the acpP gene encoding Acyl carrier protein, whose protein sequence is MNEASPRSSRIASLHALIARILDIDTADIVADSGIYRTQNWDSLAQINIILALEEMFEIEIPDDAIEHLTSVAEIEVFVAAQEENCI, encoded by the coding sequence ATGAATGAGGCGTCTCCCAGATCGTCGAGAATTGCATCCCTTCACGCACTAATTGCTCGAATTCTCGATATAGACACTGCTGACATTGTTGCTGATTCTGGTATTTATAGAACACAGAACTGGGACTCTTTGGCTCAGATAAATATCATTCTAGCTTTAGAGGAAATGTTTGAAATCGAGATCCCTGACGACGCTATTGAGCATTTGACAAGCGTAGCCGAGATCGAGGTTTTTGTCGCTGCTCAAGAGGAGAACTGTATATGA
- a CDS encoding hypothetical protein (Evidence 5 : Unknown function), translating into MPPDHKTCATLRNHCTGIRASNQIPTPAHVFNLINIAKELCWHIPRDQV; encoded by the coding sequence GTGCCGCCGGATCACAAAACTTGTGCCACGTTGCGCAACCATTGTACCGGTATTCGCGCCTCCAACCAGATTCCCACTCCAGCGCACGTGTTCAACTTGATCAATATCGCCAAAGAGCTTTGTTGGCACATTCCGCGCGATCAGGTGTAG
- a CDS encoding Genome sequencing data, contig C314 (fragment): protein MTKLNRLLIAVAFGLIICLASAGMAQSNAAPAGTSVRKLDYVGSAMWTGAHEVRMAGNLVYCAMPYGLEVFDIKDPSHPRMIGQFLTEGTAHRMAVVDSVVYLADGEDGLLIIDFSNPSSPKILGNVDTPGHAYDVEISGKYAFIADGASGLQVVDISKPSAPKLVGTYDTPGTAYGVAVMGKYAYIADGKEGLQVINISNPKSPRWTVRADTRGEARDVSVAGSYAYVAAADEGLHIIDIKKPTAPFSIGFYDTPGFARGVEVAGNLAYVADGHAGLQVIDVTVPDAPRPIGHCETPGYAEGVAVAGTIACIGDGDAGMQVIDISKPQTPQIVGSLGRPGYITDVDILGDYAFTACHDAGLRIIKVSDPTAPQLIGEYNTPGSATGVQVLDGYAFIADGSAGLQIVNIADPMKPALAGTYNSMWVTGDVAVAGNYAYVADGDRGLKIVDVTNPQNPDLVGHLDTNGSINGVAVEKNYLYVAEGSAGMLIVDVTDPTNPRAIGSYDTPGYSLDVAVNGNYAYVADGDGGLQIIDISDKTKPLPVALIKTDGTARKVAVGNGNLYVADDLAGVLVYDMKNPKAPQLAANYDTKGRCFGVAYKNGFVYAADLYGLLILK, encoded by the coding sequence ATGACAAAATTAAACAGGCTGTTAATTGCGGTTGCATTCGGCCTGATAATTTGTCTGGCTTCGGCCGGTATGGCGCAGTCCAACGCCGCCCCGGCCGGAACATCTGTCAGAAAACTCGATTATGTCGGCAGCGCCATGTGGACCGGCGCTCACGAGGTCCGTATGGCCGGCAATCTTGTCTATTGCGCCATGCCTTATGGCCTGGAAGTCTTCGATATAAAAGACCCTTCTCATCCCCGAATGATCGGCCAATTCCTCACTGAGGGGACCGCCCATCGCATGGCTGTCGTCGACAGCGTAGTTTATCTGGCCGATGGTGAGGACGGCCTTCTCATAATAGACTTTTCCAACCCGTCAAGTCCGAAGATTCTCGGTAATGTCGATACGCCCGGTCATGCTTACGATGTCGAAATTTCCGGGAAATACGCCTTTATTGCCGACGGCGCGTCCGGACTGCAGGTTGTCGATATATCGAAACCTTCCGCCCCGAAATTGGTCGGAACCTACGATACCCCCGGAACCGCCTACGGTGTCGCTGTCATGGGCAAGTATGCTTATATCGCCGATGGAAAAGAGGGCCTGCAAGTGATTAATATTTCCAATCCCAAATCGCCGCGCTGGACAGTCAGGGCAGACACACGGGGCGAAGCCAGGGATGTTTCTGTCGCCGGGTCATATGCCTACGTCGCCGCGGCGGACGAAGGACTGCATATTATCGATATCAAGAAGCCGACTGCCCCGTTCAGTATCGGATTTTACGATACCCCCGGTTTTGCCCGAGGTGTCGAAGTTGCCGGCAATCTGGCTTATGTCGCCGACGGTCACGCCGGATTACAGGTTATTGACGTTACCGTGCCCGATGCTCCCCGACCGATCGGTCATTGCGAAACGCCCGGATATGCCGAGGGGGTGGCGGTTGCCGGAACCATCGCCTGTATCGGTGACGGTGACGCCGGCATGCAGGTCATCGACATTTCCAAACCGCAGACGCCGCAGATTGTGGGAAGTCTTGGCCGGCCCGGTTATATCACCGATGTCGACATACTTGGTGATTATGCTTTTACCGCCTGTCATGATGCCGGATTAAGGATCATCAAAGTCTCGGATCCGACTGCCCCGCAGTTGATAGGCGAATACAACACGCCCGGCTCCGCCACGGGCGTGCAGGTCCTGGACGGTTATGCTTTCATCGCCGACGGCAGCGCCGGCCTGCAGATAGTCAATATCGCCGATCCGATGAAACCGGCGCTCGCAGGAACATACAATTCCATGTGGGTCACTGGCGATGTCGCGGTCGCGGGAAATTACGCCTATGTTGCCGACGGCGACCGGGGGCTGAAAATTGTCGATGTCACCAATCCGCAAAATCCCGATCTGGTCGGCCATCTCGATACCAACGGAAGCATCAATGGTGTCGCGGTTGAAAAGAATTACCTGTATGTGGCGGAAGGAAGCGCCGGAATGCTGATTGTCGATGTTACCGATCCGACCAATCCGCGCGCAATCGGCTCTTATGATACCCCCGGCTATTCACTGGATGTCGCCGTAAACGGTAACTATGCTTATGTCGCCGACGGGGACGGCGGTCTGCAGATTATTGATATTTCCGACAAGACAAAACCGCTTCCGGTGGCGCTGATCAAGACCGATGGCACGGCCCGCAAGGTCGCGGTCGGAAATGGGAATCTCTATGTCGCCGATGACCTCGCCGGTGTCCTGGTGTATGATATGAAAAATCCGAAAGCCCCCCAACTGGCCGCCAACTATGACACCAAGGGACGGTGTTTCGGGGTGGCCTACAAAAATGGCTTCGTTTATGCCGCCGATCTGTACGGGTTGCTTATTCTGAAGTAA
- a CDS encoding exported hypothetical protein (Evidence 5 : Unknown function), with product MSRHVIAKILTAALAIIILAGCSSKKSNPVGPDSTNPFNPSVVSLNTPDKALLLCGANFTGEAYTYTTLAKKYDSLFSHLTPSGTPADSIVDGDSVVYTWTADQLGIKLIRRDTASAYGWRIIFNGNRSGIDYTDWTYIEAGEKHDKSIGAMQLTENLVGAPNYHWGWTLIGGQTNVLINWYVGVNHMEVKISLSSDKTGYLECYVNDAIDWKVDWGSGRPSCSGMWYDYTEGHVTSSGSWGYSEG from the coding sequence GTGAGTAGGCATGTCATCGCGAAAATTCTGACCGCGGCGCTGGCGATTATTATATTGGCCGGATGTTCCAGCAAGAAGAGCAATCCCGTCGGCCCGGACAGTACCAATCCTTTCAATCCATCCGTGGTGAGTCTGAACACGCCCGATAAGGCGCTGTTATTATGCGGGGCTAATTTTACGGGCGAGGCATATACCTATACCACGCTGGCCAAAAAGTATGATTCTCTGTTCAGCCATCTGACGCCGTCGGGGACCCCCGCCGACAGTATTGTCGACGGAGATTCCGTGGTGTACACCTGGACAGCCGACCAGTTGGGGATAAAACTGATCCGGCGTGATACCGCTTCGGCCTATGGCTGGAGAATTATTTTCAACGGCAACAGGTCCGGGATAGATTATACCGATTGGACATATATCGAAGCCGGTGAGAAGCATGATAAAAGTATCGGAGCGATGCAATTGACGGAGAATCTGGTGGGCGCGCCGAATTATCACTGGGGCTGGACCTTGATTGGCGGGCAAACCAACGTCTTGATCAACTGGTATGTCGGAGTCAATCATATGGAGGTCAAGATTTCCCTGAGTTCGGATAAAACCGGATATCTGGAATGTTATGTCAATGATGCCATCGATTGGAAAGTTGACTGGGGCTCGGGCCGCCCGTCATGCTCCGGGATGTGGTACGACTATACCGAGGGACATGTGACATCATCGGGCAGTTGGGGATATTCCGAGGGCTAA
- a CDS encoding putative D-alanine--poly(phosphoribitol) ligase (Evidence 3 : Putative function from multiple computational evidences; Product type e : enzyme): MTTLSDNIYSRKKALANAVDGQSPLCWRDLVTQAMSLAQKLRHSDLVVIDGEICLGTYIAITACVLGDTPFVLRNIRLETTAVLDYVITKLGATVRMHASDSSVAVQRLIDAEWKLGTNLPPLRYVGLTSGTTGSVRAVLLPRDGHDAFLSRGSDRLHLAEGAVLADPANASDLSLTNFFLSLFSGSTWVPLIRIADRVRAFSSLLRFGATHWRSVPIWISMFSNSTVGAENPAMRFVGFGGETLTSGIAKAAHKLFPAARILNTYGSTETNGFASVADVTDDLVSGVDAPCSIGTELDGWSFSIRADRSALELIVFSEHVAVGYVEFALGSNTGLSVQPFNGRHETRDTVTKLQDGTLAVVGRLDRRFNYHGVLVSPEPLERRVSAVVCSSCCLFSNSSGLVLLIEGSNDDRANRVRLALQEIPRNLWPVRVAHVSRIPRLPSMKVDYQAASLLAARSHSLYE, translated from the coding sequence ATGACGACTCTATCTGATAACATCTACTCCAGGAAGAAAGCCTTAGCCAATGCTGTAGATGGCCAGTCTCCACTTTGTTGGCGCGACCTGGTCACTCAAGCGATGTCTCTTGCACAGAAGCTGCGACATAGTGACCTTGTAGTTATTGATGGGGAGATATGCCTCGGTACGTACATAGCAATTACTGCATGTGTCCTTGGAGATACACCTTTCGTATTACGCAACATCCGACTTGAAACTACCGCAGTTCTCGACTACGTAATTACGAAACTTGGCGCGACTGTTCGCATGCACGCCAGCGACTCCTCCGTCGCAGTGCAACGACTTATCGACGCGGAGTGGAAATTGGGAACCAATCTTCCGCCATTAAGGTATGTTGGTCTCACATCCGGCACTACAGGGTCGGTACGAGCTGTGTTGCTACCACGCGACGGGCATGACGCTTTTCTGTCGAGAGGTTCCGACCGCCTTCATCTCGCTGAAGGCGCTGTGTTAGCTGATCCCGCGAACGCCTCAGATCTCAGCCTAACTAATTTTTTTCTCTCGCTTTTCTCTGGTTCTACGTGGGTTCCGTTGATTCGTATTGCGGATAGGGTTCGCGCATTTAGCTCTTTACTACGTTTCGGCGCTACTCATTGGCGCTCCGTACCAATTTGGATTTCGATGTTTAGCAATTCAACTGTGGGCGCGGAGAATCCGGCGATGCGGTTTGTTGGTTTTGGAGGCGAGACGTTGACGTCGGGTATTGCGAAGGCCGCCCATAAGTTATTTCCGGCTGCACGCATCCTAAACACATATGGTTCCACTGAGACTAACGGATTCGCTTCCGTTGCCGATGTCACCGATGACCTAGTTTCAGGAGTAGACGCCCCTTGCTCTATTGGCACCGAATTAGACGGCTGGAGTTTTTCCATCCGAGCTGATCGTTCAGCTTTAGAGCTCATTGTTTTCAGCGAACACGTAGCTGTAGGCTATGTCGAATTTGCATTAGGTTCGAATACTGGATTGTCGGTACAGCCGTTCAATGGACGCCACGAGACTAGGGACACCGTCACCAAACTGCAAGACGGCACTCTTGCTGTTGTTGGTCGTCTCGACCGTCGCTTCAATTATCACGGCGTTTTGGTCTCACCAGAGCCGCTTGAGCGACGAGTTTCAGCAGTTGTTTGTTCTTCTTGCTGTCTCTTCAGTAACTCTAGCGGGCTAGTCTTGTTGATAGAAGGATCGAATGATGACCGCGCCAATCGGGTGCGCTTGGCACTTCAGGAGATTCCTCGCAATCTTTGGCCAGTTCGTGTCGCACATGTATCGCGAATTCCGCGTCTACCATCAATGAAAGTCGATTATCAGGCCGCTAGTCTCTTAGCCGCCCGGAGTCATAGTTTATATGAATGA
- a CDS encoding hypothetical protein (Evidence 5 : Unknown function), translating to MIIEATVETTNNSKSAVLQFGDGVPSLVASIERLYRQSSIRT from the coding sequence GTGATAATTGAAGCGACGGTCGAGACGACCAACAACAGCAAGAGTGCCGTCTTGCAGTTTGGTGACGGTGTCCCTAGTCTCGTGGCGTCCATTGAACGGCTGTACCGACAATCCAGTATTCGAACCTAA